From a region of the Argiope bruennichi chromosome 8, qqArgBrue1.1, whole genome shotgun sequence genome:
- the LOC129981382 gene encoding cytoglobin-1-like, producing the protein MGCTFAKTSKSGSVPDLNHAGDAPGAPPPQDPRIPLTVRQKFSISKSWKAIARAMDTTGVAMFVKLFEENKELLALFEKFKHLETREAQEESEELKEHAVSVMNSLDEAINSLENVDQCIDYLRSVGKRHRKINGFKSEYFWKMEAPFLAAVKETLEDRYTENMESIYKTTIHFIIQTVVDGYEGNTQQNSA; encoded by the exons ATGGGTTGCACTTTTGCTAAGACTTCGAAGAGCGGGAGCGTCCCTGACCTCAACCATGCTGGGGACGCTCCGGGAGCCCCGCCTCCTCAAGATCCTAGAATACCTTTAACAGTCAGGCAGAAATTCAGCATCTCCAAGTCATGGAAAGCTATTGCTAGAGCCATGGACACAACAGGAGTGGCCATGTTTGTCAA ATTGTTCGAAGAGAACAAAGAGCTTCTCGCTCTATTCGAGAAGTTCAAACACCTGGAGACCCGAGAAGCTCAGGAGGAGAGCGAGGAGCTGAAGGAGCACGCAGTCTCAGTCATGAATTCTCTCGACGAGGCCATTAACTCCCTGGAGAACGTAGACCAGTGCATAGACTACCTGAGGAGTGTCGGAAAGAGGCACCGCAAGATAAACGGATTTAAATCAGAGTACTTTTGG aaAATGGAAGCCCCGTTTCTTGCAGCTGTAAAGGAAACCTTGGAAGACCGTTACACTGAGAATATGGAAAGTATCTACAAGACGACGATACATTTCATTATTCAGACGGTGGTCGATGGATACGAAGGAAACACGCAGCAGAACAGCGCGTAA